A portion of the Pseudomonas protegens CHA0 genome contains these proteins:
- the ilvA gene encoding threonine ammonia-lyase, biosynthetic: MLEQYVKKILTSRVYDVAVETPLQTARQLSERLGNQIWLKREDLQPVFSFKIRGAYNKLTQLSEAERARGVVTASAGNHAQGLALAAKVLGVKATIVMPKTTPEIKVEGVRSRGGKVVLHGDTFPEALAYSLKLVDEKGYVYIHPYDDPHTIAGQGTVAMEILRQHPGPLDAIFVPVGGGGLIAGIAAYVKYLRPEIKVIGVEPDDSNCLQAAMAAGERVVLPTVGIFADGVAVAQIGQHTFDICKDYVDEVITVSTDEICAAIKDIYDDTRSITEPAGALGVAGIKKYVEQRGISGQTLVAIDSGANVNFDRLRHVAERAELGEGREAIIAVTIPEKPGSFKAFCEAVGKRQITEFNYRYNTGSEAHIFVGVQTHPENDPRSALIASLTEQGFPVIDLTDNELAKLHIRYMVGGHAEKVSDEVVLRFEFPERPGALFNFLNKLGGRWNISMFHYRNHGAADGRVVAGLQVPADERHLVPAALEQIGYPYWDESDNPAYQLFLG; encoded by the coding sequence ATGCTCGAACAGTACGTCAAGAAGATCCTCACCTCGCGCGTTTATGACGTTGCCGTAGAAACCCCATTGCAGACTGCCCGCCAGCTCTCCGAGCGGCTGGGCAATCAGATCTGGCTCAAGCGTGAAGACTTGCAGCCGGTGTTCTCGTTCAAGATCCGTGGTGCCTACAACAAGCTGACCCAGCTCAGCGAAGCCGAGCGCGCCCGGGGCGTGGTCACTGCGTCGGCGGGCAACCACGCCCAGGGCCTGGCCCTGGCGGCCAAGGTGCTGGGGGTCAAGGCTACTATCGTGATGCCCAAGACCACCCCCGAGATCAAGGTCGAGGGCGTGCGCTCCCGTGGTGGCAAGGTGGTGCTGCACGGCGATACCTTCCCTGAAGCGCTGGCCTACTCCCTGAAGCTGGTGGACGAGAAGGGCTACGTCTACATCCATCCCTACGATGATCCGCACACCATTGCCGGGCAGGGCACGGTGGCCATGGAGATTCTGCGCCAGCACCCCGGCCCGCTGGATGCGATCTTCGTTCCGGTCGGCGGCGGCGGCCTGATCGCCGGCATCGCGGCCTATGTGAAATACCTGCGCCCGGAGATCAAGGTCATCGGCGTCGAGCCGGACGACTCCAACTGCCTGCAGGCGGCCATGGCTGCCGGTGAGCGCGTGGTGCTGCCGACCGTGGGGATCTTCGCCGACGGCGTGGCGGTGGCGCAGATTGGCCAGCACACCTTCGACATCTGCAAGGATTATGTGGATGAAGTGATTACCGTCAGTACCGACGAGATCTGTGCGGCAATCAAGGATATCTACGACGATACCCGCTCGATCACCGAACCTGCCGGCGCCCTGGGCGTTGCCGGGATCAAGAAGTACGTCGAGCAGCGCGGTATCAGCGGGCAGACCCTGGTGGCCATCGACTCCGGAGCCAACGTCAACTTCGACCGCCTGCGCCACGTGGCCGAGCGCGCCGAACTGGGCGAAGGCCGCGAAGCCATCATCGCCGTGACCATCCCCGAGAAGCCCGGCAGCTTCAAGGCCTTCTGCGAGGCGGTGGGCAAGCGCCAGATCACCGAATTCAACTACCGCTACAACACCGGCAGCGAGGCGCACATCTTCGTTGGCGTGCAGACCCACCCGGAAAACGATCCGCGCAGCGCCCTGATCGCCAGCCTGACCGAGCAGGGCTTTCCGGTGATCGACCTGACCGACAACGAGCTGGCCAAGCTGCACATCCGCTACATGGTCGGCGGCCATGCCGAGAAGGTCAGCGACGAAGTGGTGCTGCGTTTCGAATTTCCGGAGCGTCCGGGGGCGCTGTTCAACTTCCTCAACAAGCTGGGCGGGCGCTGGAATATCTCGATGTTCCACTACCGCAACCATGGTGCGGCGGATGGCCGGGTAGTTGCCGGCCTGCAAGTGCCGGCCGATGAACGTCACCTGGTGCCCGCGGCGCTGGAGCAGATCGGCTATCCGTACTGGGATGAAAGCGACAACCCGGCCTACCAGCTGTTCCTCGGCTGA
- a CDS encoding SDR family oxidoreductase, whose amino-acid sequence MKVVLVGATGFVGRHLLAALHAAGHQLIATSRRPQPQGLPGVEWRQLDLDRLGREPQPFALPADTDLLINAAGLLSTDARALSLTQDLGTRALFDLAAARGVRVLQISALGAGILPQVPFLASKAAADDYLLQLGVPAVVLRPSLVLGAGGASSGWLTRLSPWPLIPLLSAKAQMQPLHIEDLSAAVLALLRQWPQESMVLPLVGPERMTMAQLLDHLRSAQGWGPARYFKLPAVLLRLVAAAGDRLGWRALNRQSLAMARHDNLADPQVLASVCGYHAAPLAARLQDWPQAAQSTQLALRPLLLAVMVLIWLGTALVCIGPGYDWGLRIMAEAGVQGVWAALAVIGGSLCDALLGVGLLLRRWRRRALQAQLGLMLGYTLIISLILPHFWFDPYAAVAKNLVLMVATLWLLWTEPRQ is encoded by the coding sequence ATGAAGGTCGTTCTGGTGGGGGCCACAGGGTTTGTCGGCCGTCATCTGCTGGCGGCATTGCACGCTGCCGGCCATCAGTTGATTGCCACCAGCCGTCGCCCGCAGCCCCAGGGGTTGCCTGGGGTGGAGTGGCGCCAGCTGGATCTCGATCGCCTGGGCCGCGAGCCCCAGCCCTTTGCCCTGCCTGCCGACACCGACCTGCTGATCAACGCCGCGGGGCTGTTGAGCACTGATGCGCGGGCGTTGAGCCTGACCCAGGACCTGGGTACCCGCGCGCTGTTCGATCTGGCGGCGGCCCGGGGCGTGCGGGTACTGCAGATTTCCGCATTGGGGGCCGGGATCCTGCCCCAGGTGCCGTTCCTTGCCAGCAAGGCGGCGGCGGATGATTACCTGCTGCAGTTGGGGGTACCGGCGGTGGTGCTGCGGCCCTCGCTGGTGCTCGGCGCTGGCGGTGCCAGCAGTGGCTGGCTGACGAGGCTGTCGCCCTGGCCGCTGATTCCCTTGCTATCCGCCAAGGCGCAGATGCAGCCCTTGCATATAGAGGACTTGAGCGCCGCGGTGCTGGCGCTGCTCAGGCAGTGGCCGCAGGAATCCATGGTTCTGCCCCTGGTCGGCCCGGAACGCATGACCATGGCGCAACTGCTCGATCACCTGCGGTCGGCCCAGGGCTGGGGCCCGGCGCGCTACTTCAAGCTGCCAGCGGTCTTGCTGCGGCTGGTGGCCGCTGCTGGCGATCGCCTGGGCTGGCGAGCCTTGAACCGGCAGAGCCTGGCCATGGCCCGCCACGACAACCTGGCGGATCCGCAGGTGCTGGCCTCGGTCTGCGGGTATCACGCGGCGCCGCTGGCGGCCCGCTTGCAGGACTGGCCGCAGGCGGCGCAAAGCACCCAACTGGCCCTGCGCCCCCTGTTGCTGGCAGTGATGGTGCTGATCTGGCTGGGTACCGCGCTGGTGTGCATTGGCCCGGGTTACGACTGGGGCCTGCGGATCATGGCCGAGGCTGGCGTGCAGGGCGTCTGGGCGGCCCTGGCGGTGATCGGCGGTTCACTCTGTGATGCGCTGCTGGGTGTCGGCCTGCTGCTGCGGCGCTGGCGCCGGCGGGCCTTGCAGGCGCAGTTGGGGCTGATGCTCGGCTACACCCTGATCATCAGCCTGATCCTGCCGCACTTCTGGTTTGACCCTTATGCCGCCGTCGCCAAGAACCTGGTGCTGATGGTGGCGACCCTATGGCTGCTGTGGACCGAACCCCGCCAATGA
- the ptsP gene encoding phosphoenolpyruvate--protein phosphotransferase, which yields MLNTLRKIVQEVNSAKDLKAALGIIVLRVKEAMGSQVCSVYLLDPETNRFVLMATEGLNKRSIGKVSMAPNEGLVGLVGTREEPLNLENAADHPRYRYFAETGEERYASFLGAPIIHHRRVVGVLVIQQKERRQFDEGEEAFLVTMSAQLAGVIAHAEATGSIRGLGRQGKGIQEAKFVGVPGSPGAAVGSAVVMLPPADLDVVPDKHVTDIDAELALFKSALEGVRADMRALSEKLATQLRPEERALFDVYLMMLDDASLGSEVKAVIKTGQWAQGALRQVVTDHVNRFELMDDAYLRERASDVKDLGRRLLAYLQEERQQTLVYPDNTILVSEELTPAMLGEVPEGKLVGLVSVLGSGNSHVAILARAMGIPTVMGLVDLPYSKVDGIQMIVDGYHGEVYTNPSDVLRKQFADVVEEERQLAQGLDALRDLPCITPDGHRMPLWVNTGLLADVARAQKRGAEGVGLYRTEVPFMINQRFPSEKEQLAIYREQLAAFHPQPVTMRSLDIGGDKSLSYFPIKEDNPFLGWRGIRVTLDHPEIFLVQARAMLKASEGLNNLRILLPMISGIHELEEALHLIHRAWGEVRDEGTDVPMPPVGVMIEIPAAVYQTKELARQVDFLSVGSNDLTQYLLAVDRNNPRVADLYDYLHPAVLQALQNVVRDAHAEGKPVSICGEMAGDPAAAVLLMAMGFDSLSMNATNLPKVKWMLRQVSMTKAKELLAEMMTIDNPQVIHSSLQLALKKLGLARMINPASSKTL from the coding sequence ATGCTCAATACGCTGCGCAAGATCGTCCAGGAAGTTAACTCCGCCAAGGATCTCAAGGCGGCGTTGGGGATTATTGTATTGCGCGTCAAAGAGGCCATGGGCAGCCAGGTCTGCTCGGTCTATCTGCTGGACCCGGAAACCAACCGTTTCGTCCTGATGGCCACCGAGGGCTTGAACAAGCGCTCCATCGGCAAGGTCAGCATGGCGCCCAACGAAGGCCTGGTAGGCCTGGTGGGCACTCGCGAAGAACCCCTCAACCTGGAAAACGCCGCCGACCACCCGCGCTATCGCTACTTCGCCGAAACCGGTGAGGAGCGTTACGCCTCGTTCCTCGGTGCGCCGATCATTCACCACCGCCGGGTGGTGGGCGTACTGGTTATCCAGCAAAAGGAGCGCCGCCAGTTCGACGAAGGCGAAGAAGCCTTTCTGGTGACCATGAGCGCCCAACTGGCCGGGGTTATCGCCCATGCCGAGGCCACCGGTTCGATCCGTGGCCTGGGTCGCCAGGGCAAGGGCATTCAGGAAGCCAAGTTCGTCGGCGTACCGGGCTCGCCCGGCGCGGCGGTGGGCAGCGCGGTGGTGATGCTGCCGCCAGCCGACCTGGATGTGGTGCCGGACAAGCACGTCACCGACATCGATGCCGAACTGGCCCTGTTCAAGAGCGCCCTGGAAGGGGTGCGGGCCGATATGCGCGCGCTGTCGGAAAAGCTCGCCACCCAATTGCGCCCTGAAGAGCGCGCGCTGTTCGACGTCTACCTGATGATGCTTGACGACGCCTCCCTGGGCAGTGAAGTGAAGGCCGTGATCAAGACCGGGCAATGGGCCCAGGGCGCGTTGCGCCAGGTGGTCACCGATCACGTCAACCGTTTTGAACTGATGGACGATGCCTACCTGCGCGAGCGGGCCTCGGACGTCAAGGACCTAGGCCGCCGGCTCCTGGCCTACCTGCAGGAAGAGCGCCAGCAGACCCTGGTCTATCCCGACAACACCATCCTGGTCAGTGAAGAACTGACCCCGGCCATGCTCGGCGAAGTGCCGGAAGGCAAGCTGGTGGGCCTGGTCTCGGTGCTGGGTTCGGGCAACTCCCACGTGGCGATCCTGGCCCGGGCCATGGGCATCCCGACGGTGATGGGCCTGGTGGACCTGCCGTACTCCAAGGTCGACGGCATCCAGATGATCGTCGACGGCTACCACGGCGAGGTCTACACCAACCCCAGCGACGTGCTGCGCAAGCAGTTCGCCGATGTGGTGGAAGAAGAACGGCAACTGGCCCAGGGCCTGGATGCCCTGCGCGACCTGCCCTGCATCACCCCCGATGGCCATCGCATGCCGCTGTGGGTCAACACCGGCCTGCTGGCCGATGTAGCCCGGGCGCAGAAGCGCGGGGCCGAAGGCGTGGGCCTGTATCGCACCGAAGTGCCGTTCATGATCAACCAGCGCTTCCCCAGCGAGAAGGAACAGCTGGCGATCTATCGCGAACAGCTGGCGGCCTTCCACCCGCAACCGGTGACCATGCGCAGCCTGGACATCGGCGGCGACAAGTCGCTGTCGTACTTCCCGATCAAGGAAGACAACCCCTTCCTTGGCTGGCGCGGGATCCGCGTGACCCTCGACCACCCGGAGATCTTCCTGGTACAGGCCCGGGCGATGCTCAAGGCCAGCGAAGGCCTGAACAATTTGCGCATCCTGCTGCCGATGATTTCCGGCATCCACGAGCTGGAAGAAGCCTTGCACCTGATCCACCGGGCCTGGGGCGAAGTGCGCGATGAAGGCACTGACGTACCGATGCCGCCAGTGGGGGTGATGATCGAAATCCCTGCCGCGGTGTACCAGACCAAGGAACTGGCGCGCCAGGTGGACTTCCTCTCGGTGGGCTCCAACGACCTGACCCAGTACCTGCTGGCGGTGGACCGCAACAACCCACGGGTGGCCGATCTCTACGACTACCTGCACCCGGCAGTGCTGCAAGCGCTGCAGAACGTGGTGCGTGATGCCCATGCCGAAGGCAAGCCAGTGAGCATCTGCGGCGAGATGGCCGGTGATCCGGCGGCGGCGGTGCTGTTGATGGCGATGGGCTTCGACAGCCTGTCGATGAACGCCACCAACCTGCCGAAGGTGAAGTGGATGCTGCGTCAGGTCAGCATGACCAAGGCCAAGGAACTGCTGGCGGAAATGATGACCATCGACAACCCGCAAGTTATCCACAGTTCGCTGCAACTGGCGCTGAAGAAACTCGGGCTGGCGCGGATGATCAATCCGGCTTCGAGCAAGACCCTATAA
- a CDS encoding fumarylacetoacetate hydrolase family protein, protein MSYQHQYVDGTRIHFPVGKVVCIGRNYAEHAKELDNPVPTEPLLFIKPGSCVVPLEGGFAIPTERGSVHYEAEIAVLIGKPLSTKPSREEVLDAISGFAPALDLTLRDKQAELKAKGLPWEIAKSFDGAAVIAPFVVGSTFADLTDIGIRLTINGEVRQDGNSAIMLNPIVPMIQYMAGCFSLQAGDVILTGTPVGVGPLNVGDELVLELPGASRFTSSVR, encoded by the coding sequence ATGAGCTATCAGCACCAGTATGTCGACGGTACCCGGATCCATTTTCCGGTGGGCAAGGTGGTGTGCATCGGTCGCAACTACGCCGAGCACGCCAAGGAGCTGGACAACCCGGTACCTACCGAACCCCTGCTGTTTATCAAGCCGGGCAGTTGTGTGGTACCCCTGGAAGGTGGGTTCGCCATTCCCACCGAGCGTGGTTCGGTGCACTACGAAGCGGAAATCGCGGTGTTGATCGGCAAGCCGCTCTCCACCAAACCCAGCCGTGAAGAAGTGCTGGATGCCATTTCCGGCTTTGCCCCGGCACTGGACCTGACCCTGCGGGACAAGCAGGCCGAACTCAAAGCCAAGGGCCTGCCCTGGGAAATCGCCAAGTCGTTCGACGGCGCGGCGGTGATCGCTCCCTTTGTGGTGGGCAGCACCTTCGCCGACCTGACCGACATCGGCATCCGCCTGACCATCAACGGTGAAGTACGCCAGGACGGCAACAGCGCCATCATGCTCAACCCCATAGTGCCGATGATCCAGTACATGGCCGGTTGTTTCTCCCTGCAGGCCGGCGATGTGATCCTCACGGGCACGCCGGTCGGGGTTGGGCCGCTGAATGTCGGCGATGAGCTGGTGCTGGAGCTTCCCGGTGCCAGCCGTTTCACCAGCAGCGTCCGTTGA
- a CDS encoding RNA pyrophosphohydrolase → MIDPDGFRPNVGIILTNDAGQVLWARRINQDAWQFPQGGINPDETPEDALYRELNEEVGLEREDVQILACTRGWLRYRLPQRLVRTHSQPLCIGQKQKWFLLRLISNEQRVRMDLTGKPEFDGWRWVSYWYPLGQVVTFKREVYRRALKELAPRLLVRD, encoded by the coding sequence GTGATCGACCCCGATGGTTTCCGCCCCAATGTCGGGATCATTCTGACCAATGATGCCGGACAGGTGCTATGGGCTCGCCGTATCAATCAAGATGCCTGGCAGTTTCCTCAAGGGGGAATCAACCCCGATGAGACGCCGGAAGACGCCTTGTATCGCGAGCTGAACGAAGAAGTGGGGCTGGAGCGCGAAGATGTGCAAATTCTCGCCTGCACCCGGGGCTGGTTGCGCTATCGTTTGCCGCAGCGTCTGGTCCGGACCCACAGCCAACCGCTGTGCATTGGCCAGAAGCAGAAATGGTTTCTCCTGCGCCTGATCTCCAACGAGCAGCGGGTGCGGATGGATTTGACCGGTAAACCGGAGTTCGATGGCTGGCGCTGGGTCAGTTATTGGTATCCGTTGGGCCAGGTGGTGACATTCAAGCGCGAAGTGTATCGCCGCGCTCTCAAAGAGCTTGCCCCGCGCCTGCTAGTGCGCGACTGA
- a CDS encoding DUF2269 family protein has protein sequence METLTTLKTLHVLATVLLLGSALGLAIWVWRLRRQGDATVYSRVLHRPGLFGWLLLALGMLTLPFSGWWLVHLVGWPLGQTWVLGSSVLYTLGALAWLWLMVRLNRLRVAKVASGLAFTLVLAVFSAACFVTIAGLMGAKPV, from the coding sequence ATGGAAACACTGACCACGCTGAAGACGCTTCATGTACTGGCCACCGTGCTGCTATTGGGCAGTGCGCTGGGGCTGGCGATCTGGGTCTGGCGCCTGCGCCGCCAGGGGGATGCCACGGTTTATAGCCGGGTGCTGCACCGTCCGGGCCTGTTCGGCTGGCTGTTGCTGGCGCTGGGCATGCTGACATTGCCGTTCAGCGGTTGGTGGCTGGTGCATCTGGTGGGTTGGCCGCTAGGGCAGACCTGGGTCCTGGGTTCCAGTGTGCTCTACACCCTGGGGGCCCTGGCCTGGCTGTGGCTGATGGTGCGCCTCAACCGCCTGCGGGTGGCCAAGGTTGCCAGCGGCCTGGCGTTCACCCTGGTGCTGGCGGTGTTCAGCGCCGCATGTTTCGTGACCATTGCCGGTCTTATGGGCGCCAAGCCGGTCTAA
- a CDS encoding SdiA-regulated domain-containing protein produces the protein MYRLTRLQPLYLILCLMAVLLAVFVHNHRLWQRAWFDWQSYWQVAAPQSLGLGDYRVVLEAQPIEGLDEVSALTYDPLRNSLFTVTNKNSELIELSLDGQILRRIALVGFGDPEAVEFISANTYVISDERQHRLIKIQLDDETTAVDAAEAEQITLGVHLAGNKGFEGLAYDSQGKRLFVAKERDPMLIYEVQGFPHQDPEQSYGMHVVNNPKRDAGLFVRDLSSLQYDERSGHLLALSDESRLVVELDVEGRPLSTLALGKWRQGLSKAVPQAEGMAMDDAGTLYLVSEPNLFYVFKKPM, from the coding sequence ATGTATCGCCTCACCCGCCTGCAACCCCTTTACCTGATCCTCTGCCTGATGGCCGTGCTGCTGGCGGTGTTTGTCCATAACCACAGGTTGTGGCAGCGCGCCTGGTTCGACTGGCAATCCTACTGGCAGGTGGCGGCCCCCCAATCCCTGGGGTTGGGCGATTATCGTGTCGTGCTGGAGGCGCAGCCCATCGAGGGTCTGGATGAGGTCTCGGCGCTGACCTACGATCCGCTGCGCAACAGCCTGTTCACCGTGACCAACAAGAATTCCGAACTGATCGAGCTATCCCTGGACGGGCAGATCCTGCGCCGCATCGCTCTGGTGGGCTTTGGCGATCCGGAAGCGGTGGAGTTCATCAGTGCCAATACCTATGTGATCAGTGACGAGCGCCAGCACCGGCTGATCAAGATCCAGCTGGACGATGAAACCACGGCGGTGGATGCGGCAGAAGCCGAGCAGATCACCCTGGGCGTGCACCTTGCCGGCAACAAAGGCTTCGAGGGGCTGGCCTACGACTCCCAGGGCAAGCGCCTGTTCGTCGCCAAGGAGCGCGACCCGATGCTGATCTATGAAGTGCAGGGCTTCCCCCATCAAGATCCGGAACAGTCCTACGGGATGCATGTGGTGAACAACCCCAAGCGCGATGCCGGCCTGTTCGTGCGTGATCTATCCAGCCTGCAATACGACGAGCGCAGTGGCCACCTGCTGGCACTGTCGGACGAGTCACGGCTGGTGGTGGAGCTGGATGTCGAGGGGCGCCCGCTGAGTACCCTGGCCCTGGGCAAGTGGCGTCAGGGTCTGAGCAAGGCGGTGCCTCAGGCGGAAGGGATGGCCATGGATGACGCCGGCACCCTGTACCTGGTGAGCGAACCGAACCTGTTCTACGTCTTCAAGAAACCGATGTAG
- the rpiA gene encoding ribose-5-phosphate isomerase RpiA: MTQDQLKQAVAQAAVDLILPKLDDKSIVGVGTGSTANCFIDALALHKGAFDGAVASSEATAARLKGHGIAVYELNTVSDLEFYIDGADESDEHLNLIKGGGAALTREKIVAAVAKTFICIADASKLVPVLGNFPLPVEVIPMARSHVARELVKLGGDPVYREGVITDNGNIILDVHNMQITNPVELESQINAIVGVVTNGLFAARPADVLLLGTAEGVKTLKA, from the coding sequence ATGACCCAGGATCAACTCAAACAGGCCGTTGCCCAGGCCGCCGTCGACCTTATCCTCCCGAAACTCGATGACAAGAGCATCGTCGGGGTCGGCACCGGCTCCACCGCCAACTGCTTCATCGACGCCCTGGCCCTGCACAAGGGCGCCTTCGACGGCGCCGTGGCCAGCTCCGAAGCCACCGCCGCGCGCCTCAAGGGCCACGGGATTGCGGTCTACGAGCTCAACACCGTGAGCGACCTGGAGTTCTACATCGACGGCGCCGACGAAAGCGACGAGCACCTGAACCTGATCAAGGGCGGCGGCGCCGCCCTGACTCGGGAAAAGATCGTCGCCGCCGTGGCCAAGACGTTTATCTGCATCGCCGACGCCAGCAAGCTGGTGCCGGTGCTGGGCAACTTCCCGCTGCCCGTGGAAGTGATCCCCATGGCCCGCAGCCACGTGGCCCGTGAACTGGTGAAACTGGGCGGCGACCCGGTGTACCGCGAAGGCGTGATCACCGACAACGGCAACATCATCCTCGATGTGCACAACATGCAGATCACCAATCCGGTGGAACTGGAAAGCCAGATCAATGCCATTGTCGGCGTGGTCACCAATGGCCTGTTCGCTGCACGCCCCGCTGATGTGCTGCTGCTGGGTACCGCCGAAGGGGTGAAGACCCTCAAGGCCTGA
- a CDS encoding HAD family hydrolase yields MRLALFDLDNTLLGGDSDHAWGDYLCERGFLDAVAYKTRNDEFYQDYLAGKLDNAAYLNFCLEILGRTDMAVLEEWHRDFMRDCIEPILLPKAQALLDKHRAAGDKLVIITATNRFVTAPIAERLGVETLIATECEMQDGRYTGRSTDVPCFREGKVTRLNRWLEETGHSLEDSYFYSDSMNDLPLLEQVTTAVAVDPDPNLRAEAEKRGWQIISLRD; encoded by the coding sequence ATGCGCCTGGCTTTATTCGACTTGGACAACACGCTTTTGGGCGGCGACAGCGACCACGCCTGGGGCGACTATCTGTGCGAGCGGGGCTTCCTCGACGCCGTCGCCTACAAGACCCGCAACGACGAGTTCTATCAGGATTACCTGGCCGGCAAGCTCGACAATGCCGCCTACTTGAACTTCTGCCTGGAAATCCTCGGCCGCACCGACATGGCCGTGCTCGAAGAGTGGCACCGCGACTTCATGCGCGACTGCATCGAGCCGATCCTCCTGCCCAAGGCCCAGGCCCTGCTGGACAAGCATCGCGCTGCCGGCGACAAGCTGGTGATCATCACCGCGACCAACCGTTTCGTGACCGCGCCGATCGCCGAACGCCTGGGCGTGGAAACCCTGATCGCCACCGAATGCGAAATGCAGGATGGCCGCTACACCGGGCGCAGTACCGATGTGCCGTGCTTCCGTGAAGGCAAGGTCACCCGCCTCAACCGCTGGCTGGAAGAGACCGGCCACAGCCTGGAAGACAGCTACTTCTACAGCGATTCGATGAACGACCTGCCCCTGCTGGAGCAAGTGACCACCGCCGTGGCCGTTGACCCGGATCCGAACCTGCGGGCCGAGGCCGAGAAACGTGGCTGGCAGATCATCAGCCTGCGCGACTAG
- a CDS encoding DUF2269 family protein, with protein sequence MSAYLLLKTLHILSSTVLFGLGAGSAYYALRAWRSGRVEVIAVTFKHLVFADWAFTATTAVFQPLSGLGLVHLAGWSLQQAWLMWSLGLYVVAGLCWLPVVWLQIRVHKMAEQALQDGTPMPLRATLYMRWWFALGWPAFLAFMAIFYLMVAKPA encoded by the coding sequence ATGAGCGCTTACCTGCTGTTGAAAACCCTGCATATCCTGTCCTCCACCGTGCTGTTCGGCCTCGGCGCGGGGTCGGCCTATTACGCCCTGCGGGCCTGGCGCAGTGGCCGGGTGGAAGTGATTGCCGTGACCTTCAAGCACCTGGTGTTCGCCGACTGGGCCTTTACCGCCACCACGGCGGTATTCCAGCCGTTGAGCGGGCTGGGGCTGGTGCACCTGGCAGGCTGGTCGCTGCAGCAGGCGTGGCTGATGTGGAGCCTGGGCCTGTATGTGGTGGCGGGGCTGTGCTGGCTGCCGGTGGTCTGGTTGCAGATCCGAGTGCACAAGATGGCCGAGCAGGCCCTGCAGGACGGGACGCCGATGCCGCTGCGGGCAACCCTTTATATGCGCTGGTGGTTCGCCCTGGGCTGGCCGGCGTTCCTGGCCTTCATGGCGATTTTCTATCTGATGGTGGCCAAGCCGGCGTAG
- a CDS encoding SdiA-regulated domain-containing protein, with the protein MDAHPLPKPRLIRRLRLRMRWYSWLLLAGVICYGVASLMHWDDRGALWVQEGFVSTAERSSSIWLPSYRAVIDAKVLPGMERDEASDLSYNPQTKTLFSVMGKYPFLVELSLQGDVLRKMPLVGWSNPEGVAVLENGLLAIVDEREHSLVIVKVDGSTRSLNVADFPKYDLGPSADQNKAFEAIAWNPRRQQLLLGEERPPALFTWSSDGSQVLKGNKQKLASDELDLRNLSALGIDPRTGHTLVLSADSHLLLELDEQGEQVSFMALLGGFNGLEKTIPRAEGVAMDEAGNLYMVSEPNLFYRFEKQ; encoded by the coding sequence ATGGACGCCCACCCTCTACCTAAACCTCGCCTCATCCGCCGCTTGCGATTGCGTATGCGCTGGTATTCCTGGCTGCTGTTGGCGGGCGTGATCTGCTATGGCGTAGCCAGCCTCATGCATTGGGATGACCGTGGGGCTCTCTGGGTCCAGGAAGGTTTTGTCAGTACCGCCGAACGCAGCTCCAGTATCTGGCTGCCCAGCTACCGGGCGGTGATCGATGCCAAGGTCCTGCCAGGCATGGAGCGGGACGAAGCCTCCGATCTTTCCTATAACCCCCAGACCAAGACCCTGTTTTCGGTAATGGGCAAATACCCATTCCTGGTGGAGCTGTCGCTGCAAGGCGACGTCCTGCGCAAGATGCCTCTAGTGGGCTGGAGCAACCCGGAAGGGGTCGCGGTCCTGGAAAATGGCCTGCTGGCGATTGTCGATGAGCGCGAGCATTCGCTGGTGATCGTCAAGGTCGATGGCAGTACCCGGTCGCTGAATGTCGCGGACTTCCCCAAATACGACCTGGGCCCTTCGGCAGACCAGAACAAGGCGTTCGAAGCCATTGCCTGGAACCCGCGCAGGCAACAGTTGCTGCTCGGGGAGGAGCGCCCGCCGGCGTTGTTTACCTGGAGCAGCGACGGTAGCCAGGTACTCAAGGGCAACAAGCAGAAGCTGGCCAGCGACGAACTCGACTTGCGCAACCTGTCGGCCCTGGGTATCGACCCGCGCACCGGCCATACCCTGGTGCTGTCGGCTGATTCCCATCTGCTGCTGGAACTGGACGAGCAGGGCGAGCAGGTCAGCTTCATGGCCCTGCTCGGTGGCTTCAATGGCCTGGAAAAAACCATTCCCCGGGCCGAAGGGGTGGCCATGGATGAGGCCGGCAACCTGTACATGGTCAGCGAGCCCAACCTGTTCTATCGCTTCGAGAAACAGTGA